A window of Pleurocapsa minor HA4230-MV1 contains these coding sequences:
- a CDS encoding transposase, which translates to MKQVLTIVCKLNPSQEVVKNIDNTLEMFAAACNYANKEVKPSITSKTTIQSQVYQAIREKYSLSANLAVRACARVGANRKTAKKDKKPVKAFKPTSVDYDARIFAFREKDWSVSLTLVGGREHIPIVTSNYQIGKLKGTKPTSAQLCKHRDGSYYIHIQVKDEAPKPINSDNVIGVDFGRTDIAVTSDNKKWSGREIRDVRDKYSKLRANLQKKASKGTRSSRRRCRQLLKRLSGSEKRFQRHVNHVISKTIILDAKKSNSLVAIEDLTGIRKRTNQQPRSKTERRHSNSWSFYQLRTFLEYKGLINGVEVVPVSPRYSSKTCHACMHLGLRSGKRFKCTNIGCAWHGDADENASYNLSIIGGVVSLHRGSEILSCELNLDDSGLLKHRGLAVGRKPLRFSQG; encoded by the coding sequence ATGAAGCAAGTCTTGACTATAGTTTGCAAGCTCAACCCCTCTCAAGAGGTAGTTAAAAATATCGATAATACTCTTGAGATGTTTGCTGCTGCCTGTAACTACGCCAACAAGGAAGTCAAGCCATCTATAACTAGCAAAACTACGATTCAATCTCAGGTTTATCAAGCCATTAGAGAGAAGTATAGTTTGTCGGCTAACTTGGCTGTGAGGGCTTGCGCCAGGGTTGGTGCTAACCGCAAAACTGCCAAGAAAGACAAAAAACCAGTTAAAGCATTTAAGCCAACATCGGTTGATTATGACGCTCGAATTTTTGCTTTTCGTGAAAAAGACTGGTCTGTTAGTTTGACTTTGGTTGGTGGTAGAGAACATATTCCAATTGTGACTAGTAACTACCAAATTGGAAAACTTAAAGGCACTAAACCAACTTCTGCACAACTTTGCAAACATAGAGATGGCAGCTACTATATCCATATCCAGGTTAAGGATGAAGCACCAAAACCAATTAATTCTGATAACGTTATCGGGGTTGATTTTGGTCGCACTGATATAGCAGTTACGTCTGACAACAAAAAATGGTCTGGTAGAGAAATACGTGATGTTAGAGACAAATACTCTAAACTTCGCGCCAATCTCCAAAAGAAAGCCTCGAAAGGCACGCGCAGTAGCAGACGTAGATGTCGGCAACTGTTGAAACGGCTGTCGGGTTCGGAAAAAAGATTTCAACGCCATGTCAATCATGTCATCAGCAAAACTATAATTCTCGATGCCAAAAAGTCTAATAGCCTTGTGGCTATTGAAGATTTGACGGGGATCAGAAAACGAACCAATCAACAACCTAGAAGCAAAACAGAGCGCAGGCACTCTAATTCTTGGTCTTTCTATCAGCTTCGTACATTTCTTGAGTACAAGGGATTGATTAACGGGGTTGAAGTCGTTCCCGTATCGCCACGATACAGCAGTAAAACCTGTCATGCCTGTATGCACCTGGGGTTGAGAAGTGGAAAGAGATTTAAGTGTACTAATATAGGTTGTGCGTGGCATGGTGATGCTGACGAAAACGCAAGTTATAACTTGTCAATTATTGGTGGGGTTGTAAGCCTCCACCGAGGTTCGGAGATTCTAAGTTGTGAACTCAATTTAGATGATTCAGGGCTACTAAAACACCGAGGTTTAGCGGTCGGGCGAAAGCCCCTGCGCTTCAGCCAGGGGTGA
- a CDS encoding telomere resolvase — protein sequence MNDNKIIQAAANKGRTVWLQNCLRELLPQLNQPSTDYQTWFDSVIKVMSKRGLTQPIQQKDYLSDIRNAIRVIDPAHPALQVVDFDTSTWIQINNRAGDRLGSRTTKFIDNPDAIVRRATTLLGSYQWSEIAAGLAVVTGRRCTEVIKTAQFQYKTKYSVIFTGALKRGNEPVECVFEIATLCEARLVIDAIASLRTLLGSEIQDLSKRQVSSRYARAVATKCDRYFTELVPPREDKDNLYTHLFRAIYATIASYWYCPPSIPEIEFRAAIQGHYQIIDEKDPKLRRSIATERNYFDYRISDGRGNIDGRLGLKLALPDVEILEEFQPAVLKAKGLTNKLLLHTNTTLLTSARPTTASSGRRTGGSRFGKEASFPKADPSMHRPLRTAQPDKPQIMNESSNSANSAHTNSMVIPSFFQSRLSTIATKLGIPPDQTIQALFTWTEMGLSLAEQLSVEELTPQAIFESVEQLKARTDNNSDSIEFDSAQSAKLDSHSLNQLSTSIRLLSEALSRKQHSPSDKYIAQNRTTVIEQEPVDSAEHNNSPSHNNSLAKLQPNLHLPVDREPAEPTKNSQPTSSKSSKGESSSRKISKKSLEAEQEINHAIDAIIQFNNQDDVSYKDKWHIGVSALRKLTERGDSVIQRVLQLRKTEIQQHHAQHQIGPRHNSKGKTYPSIDEIISF from the coding sequence ATGAACGATAACAAGATCATTCAAGCTGCTGCTAATAAGGGGAGAACTGTCTGGCTACAAAACTGTCTCCGAGAGCTTTTGCCACAGTTAAACCAGCCCTCAACCGATTATCAGACTTGGTTTGATTCAGTGATTAAAGTCATGTCGAAGAGGGGATTAACTCAACCAATTCAACAAAAAGATTATCTGTCTGATATTCGTAACGCTATTAGAGTAATCGACCCCGCTCACCCTGCTTTACAAGTTGTCGATTTTGACACCTCTACCTGGATTCAAATCAACAACCGAGCTGGCGATCGCCTTGGCTCACGCACTACTAAATTTATCGATAATCCTGATGCTATAGTCCGTCGGGCTACTACTCTTCTCGGTAGCTATCAATGGTCGGAGATTGCCGCAGGTTTAGCCGTCGTCACAGGCCGTCGCTGTACTGAAGTTATTAAAACTGCCCAGTTCCAATACAAAACTAAATACAGCGTTATCTTTACTGGCGCACTCAAAAGAGGAAATGAACCCGTTGAATGTGTCTTTGAAATTGCTACTCTTTGTGAAGCTCGATTAGTTATCGACGCGATCGCCTCCTTGAGAACTCTGCTTGGGTCAGAAATTCAAGATTTATCTAAAAGACAAGTTAGTAGTCGATATGCTCGCGCCGTCGCTACTAAATGCGATCGCTACTTTACTGAATTAGTTCCCCCCAGAGAAGATAAGGATAATCTTTATACTCATCTATTTAGAGCCATCTACGCTACAATCGCCAGCTACTGGTATTGTCCACCTTCCATCCCCGAAATTGAGTTTCGGGCTGCTATTCAAGGTCACTATCAGATTATTGACGAGAAAGACCCAAAATTACGACGGTCAATTGCCACGGAAAGAAATTACTTTGATTACAGGATCTCTGACGGTCGCGGCAACATCGACGGCCGATTGGGTCTTAAGTTAGCTTTGCCCGATGTTGAAATACTCGAAGAGTTTCAGCCCGCAGTTTTGAAAGCGAAAGGGCTGACAAATAAACTTTTGCTCCACACTAATACTACATTATTGACCAGCGCTCGACCGACAACTGCAAGCAGCGGACGGCGCACAGGGGGGTCACGTTTTGGGAAAGAAGCTTCTTTCCCAAAAGCTGACCCATCGATGCATCGACCCTTGCGTACCGCTCAACCAGACAAGCCCCAAATTATGAACGAATCATCTAATTCTGCTAATTCTGCTCACACTAATTCAATGGTCATCCCCTCTTTTTTTCAATCTAGGTTATCAACTATTGCCACCAAGTTGGGAATTCCTCCCGACCAAACCATCCAAGCATTATTTACCTGGACAGAAATGGGACTATCTTTGGCAGAGCAATTATCAGTAGAAGAGCTTACTCCTCAAGCTATCTTTGAGTCCGTCGAACAGCTAAAAGCACGGACAGACAACAATTCAGACTCAATTGAGTTCGATTCGGCTCAGTCGGCTAAGTTAGATAGCCATAGTCTCAATCAACTTTCTACCTCGATCAGACTCTTAAGTGAAGCTTTATCTAGAAAGCAGCACTCTCCAAGCGATAAGTATATTGCACAAAATCGCACCACAGTTATCGAGCAAGAGCCAGTAGACTCTGCCGAACATAATAATTCGCCCAGCCACAACAATTCCTTGGCTAAACTCCAGCCAAATCTTCATCTGCCTGTCGATCGAGAACCTGCCGAACCAACTAAAAATAGCCAACCAACTTCCTCTAAATCATCCAAGGGAGAAAGTTCATCCCGTAAGATCTCTAAAAAAAGTCTTGAAGCCGAACAGGAGATCAATCACGCTATCGATGCCATTATTCAATTTAATAACCAAGATGATGTCTCTTACAAGGATAAATGGCATATTGGTGTCAGCGCCCTCAGAAAATTAACCGAAAGAGGTGATTCGGTTATTCAACGAGTCTTACAACTTAGAAAGACCGAAATACAACAGCACCATGCTCAACATCAAATCGGTCCCCGTCACAACTCCAAAGGTAAAACTTATCCTTCTATCGATGAAATCATTTCTTTTTAG